A part of Macrobrachium rosenbergii isolate ZJJX-2024 chromosome 33, ASM4041242v1, whole genome shotgun sequence genomic DNA contains:
- the LOC136855818 gene encoding AN1-type zinc finger protein 2A-like, with product MELPHLGKHCAEPTCCQLDFLPFTCNLCKKEFCVDHHTYTAHGCTESYRADVQVPICPLCNQPVPSKRDQPPDLAVNDHMENNCKNKAKKKIYTNKCSAPGCKGKEMVKVSCDSCGQDFCLRHRHTLDHDCKGPVNPRDRAVAAATSRMSDKNKSKKQASSGSNGILKYLNHPPGGPRPTGHTPPSRGASVSSFQGGLSEDEALARALAASMQDSNGSTSQQQQSQPSSADNEDELLAQAIAASLEQRQEHNSASRNSCNVC from the exons ATGGAGCTGCCGCATTTAGGGAAGCATTGCGCAGAGCCGACGTGTTGCCAGTTGG ATTTCTTGCCGTTCACATGTAACCTCTGCAAAAAGGAATTTTG TGTTGATCATCACACGTATACTGCCCACGGCTGCACAGAAAGTTACCGTGCAGATGTACAAGTTCCTATCTGCCCTCTCTGTAATCAGCCAGTGCCAAGTAAAAGAGACCAACCACCAGATTTAGCAGTCAACGATCATATGGAAAACAACTGCAAAAATAAAGCCAAGAAGAAG ATTTACACAAACAAGTGTTCTGCACCAGGTTGTAAGGGTAAAGAGATGGTAAAAGTATCGTGCGACTCCTGTGGCCAGGACTTTTGTCTGCGACACAGACATACTTTGGACCACGACTGCAAAGGACCAGTAAATCCTCGCGATCGAGCAGt GGCAGCTGCAACATCCAGAATGTCGGAtaagaacaaaagcaaaaaacaagcAAGCAGTGGCAGCAATGGTATTTTAAAGTACCTGAACCATCCTCCAGGGGGTCCAAGACCTACGGGGCACACGCCACCTAGCAGGGGTGCCAGCGTGTCTTCGTTTCAGGGTGGTTTG TCTGAGGACGAGGCCTTAGCCCGTGCTTTAGCAGCTTCGATGCAGGACTCAAACGGGTCCACTAGTCAGCAGCAACAGTCCCAGCCTTCCAGTGCTGATAACGAAGATGAACTCCTTGCCCAAGCTATTGCTGCCAGTCTTGAACAGCGTCAGGAGCATAACAGTGCTAGTCGAAACAGCTGTAACGTCTGCTAA
- the LOC136855816 gene encoding uncharacterized protein, with amino-acid sequence MGLWDIVDFIPVVGTIKKTAECIACAADGDVEGALCNGAQALVGGVLDVVTVGVGGTIAKATLKGVAKETGKLAAKEAAAHLVTGVVAVNVLGRGCLGRGQAPRQSYQRSRKTSEDNEDSRDTYRTEISWQEIYRQRYERKKPEKPGREKSPSRRGEHIINNSVLNIYRDIARRFVGEVLHKDWQELENELSEDSSVLRNIRDPVPPPIRELIGNILVVHAEHSFFDNNAEAFGRMVERLRNAAVAYMERLYILPDPPGLTEMEIYMSEVVEEFIAGDYFVDENALRIWLKKGGNRDLFEKVRRQVQSMLRALVPHKGNNMLADWVLELKKALEKLKK; translated from the coding sequence ATGGGTCTTTGGGATATTGTTGATTTCATACCAGTCGTTGGGACAATTAAGAAAACAGCTGAATGCATTGCGTGCGCTGCTGACGGGGATGTGGAAGGTGCATTGTGTAATGGAGCCCAAGCACTGGTTGGAGGAGTTCTTGATGTTGTCACAGTTGGTGTCGGCGGCACGATCGCAAAAGCTACTTTAAAAGGCGTTGCAAAGGAGACAGGTAAGCTGGCTGCAAAAGAAGCAGCTGCTCATCTGGTCACAGGAGTAGTAGCAGTGAATGTCTTAGGTCGTGGCTGTTTAGGACGAGGACAGGCTCCACGCCAATCGTATCAACGATCAAGGAAAACATCTGAAGATAACGAGGACTCCAGAGATACGTACAGGACTGAAATATCTTGGCAAGAAATTTATCGACAGAGGTATGAGAGGAAAAAACCTGAGAAACCTGGCAGGGAGAAGAGTCCCTCCAGACGAGGGGAGCACATCATCAACAACAGTGTCCTGAATATTTACAGGGACATTGCAAGAAGGTTTGTTGGGGAAGTTCTTCACAAAGACTGGCAAGAGCTGGAAAATGAGCTAAGTGAAGATTCTAGTGTTCTTCGAAATATAAGAGATCCAGTTCCTCCCCCAATTAGGGAACTGATTGGTAATATACTGGTTGTCCATGCAGAACACTCGTTTTTCGATAACAATGCGGAAGCCTTTGGACGGATGGTTGAGAGATTAAGAAATGCTGCTGTTGCTTACATGGAAAGGCTATACATCCTCCCAGATCCTCCAGGCCTGACAGAGATGGAAATATACATGAGTGAGGTAGTAGAGGAATTCATTGCAGGAGACTATTTTGTTGATGAAAATGCCCTTCGTATTTGGCTTAAGAAAGGAGGAAACCGTGATCTTTTCGAGAAAGTCAGAAGGCAAGTTCAGTCTATGCTCAGGGCACTGGTTCCTCATAAGGGGAATAACATGCTGGCTGACTGGGTTTTGGAACTAAAGAAAGctttagaaaaactgaaaaaatag